One Deinococcus psychrotolerans genomic window, GTTCTTGAAAAAGCATGGTGATGTTGGCGGCGTACTTGGGCATGGTGGCTCCTTTGAAGAAGGGCTGTGGGAAGAGAGATTAGGGGCAATCGCCTCGCTCACTTCACCCCTCCCAGCCTTGCCGCTCAAGAGGGTGAGTGAGCGCCAGCGAATAAAATCTCAGTCCAGCATCGCAATCGCCGTTGGTGCGTCTTCCCGCTGATCGGCCAGCTCTTCAAACTCCACCACATTGTCCAGCTCGGTGCCCATGCTGATGTTGGTGACGCGCTCCAAAATGACTTCCACCAAGACTGGCACCTGGAACTCGCGGGCCAGCCCTTTGGCTTCTTCCAGAGCGTCTTTGATTTTGTCAGGCTCGGTCACGCGGATAGCGCGGCAGCCTAAGCCCTGCGCCACCGCCACGTGATCCACGCCGTAACCGTTCAGCTCGGGGGCGTTAATGTTGTCAAAGGCCAGTTGCACCTGATAGTCCATGTCAAAGCCGCGCTGCGACTGGCGAATCAGGCCGAGGTAACTGTTGTTGACCAGCACGTGAATGTAAGGCAACTTGAACTGTGCGCCGACGGCCAATTCTTCGATCATGAACTGGAAATCGTAATCGCCGCTGAGGGCCACCACGTTCTTGCTGCGGTCGGCGGCGACCACACCCAGCGCAGCGGGCATCGTCCAGCCGAGCGGGCCAGCCTGTCCGGCGTTGATCCACTGGCGCGGCTGATACACGTGCAAGAACTGCGCGGCGGCGATTTGCGAGAGTCCAATGGTGCTGACATACACCGTGTCGCGGCCAAACGACTTGAGCATTTCCTCGTAGACGCGCTGCGGCTTGATCGGCACATTGTCGTAGTGCGTTTTGCGGAGCATGGTACGTTTGCGCTCGCGGCACTGCTCGGCCCACTCGCCGTAGTCAGGGAGCTTGCCGTCCTGCCGCATCTCGCGGGCAATTTCGACCATCAGCTTGAGGGCCGCGCCCGCATCAGACACGACGCCGTAATCCGGGCCGAACACGCGGCCAATCTGGGTCGGTTCGATGTCGATGTGAACGAACTTGCGGCCCTCGGTGTACTTCTCGATGCTGCCGGTGTGGCGGTTGGCCCAGCGGTTGCCGATGCCGTACACGAAATCGGAAGCCAGCACCGTGGCGTTGCCGTACATCTGCGAGGTCTGGAGTCCGGCCATGCCCGCCATCAGGGGGTGATCGTCGGGAATACTTCCCCAGCCCATCAGGGTAGGAATCACCGGGATGCCGGTCAGCTCGGCAAAGGCCACCAGGTCTTCGGAGGCGTCGGCGTTGATGACTCCGCCGCCCGCAACTAGGAGGGGACGCTTGGAGGCGAACAGCATCTCCAGCGCCTTTTCAATTTGAGCGCGGCTGGCGGTGGGCTTGTAGGCAGGCAAAGGCTCATAGGTGTCAATGTCGAACTCGATCTCGGCCATCTGTACGTCAAACGGCAGATCAATGTGAACGGGGCCGGGTCTGCCGGAGCGCATCAGGTTAAAGGCCTGCTGAAACACGCGAGGCACCAGCGCCGGTTCGCGCACGGTCACGGCCCACTTGGTCACCGGCTTGGCGATGCTCTCGATGTCCACTGCTTGAAAGTCCTCTTTGTAGAGGCGGGCACGGGGAGCTTGACCGGTGATGCACAAAATCGGCACCGAGTCGGCGATGGCGGCGTAGAGGCCAGTGATCATGTCGGTTCCGGCGGGGCCGGAGGTGCCGATACACACGCCGATGTTGCCCGACTTGGCGCGGGTGTAGCCGTCGGCCATGTGCGAGGCACCTTCCACGTGGCGGGCCAGAATATGGTCGATGCCGCCCAGCTTCTTCATCGCCGCGTACAGCGGGTTGATGGCCGCCCCCGGCACCCCGAACGCCAGATTCACCCCTTCTTTCTTGAGCACTTCCACCGCCGCTTCAATCGCTCTCATCTTCGCCATGATTGTTTGCCTCCTGTTGACAAAAGCTTAGACGACTAAGTATATTTTGTCAACAGGTGAAAGACATTTTTCATTCTACGGAAATTGACCGCCGTTCCGGTTGAGTTTGACAGTCCCGCCCCCAGATGCTTTGATGGAGATATCTAGACGGCTAAGCAATTAAGCGAGTGCGCTGCTTTTGGCGTTACCCTTTAAGCAATGAAGGAGAGATTTTGACTCAGCCCACCGTAAAAAACGCCTCTAAAAGCGCCGACACTCAGGCCGGTCAAACGCTCATCTTGGCGGCTGCGGCGCGGCGACTGGCCCAGACCCTTCACACTGCTTTTCGGGGGCGCTGGGAAGCCTTACCGGGCGCGTCCACTCCTCCTCAGCCGACGCCGGAGTATCAGGCCGTGCCCGTTCCGGCTGACCTGATAGGCCGCCGCGCCGAGCTGATCGTGGAAGCCTCCGACCTGGCCGCGCTCAACAACGCGCTGAGTTCCGATGCCGACGCACTG contains:
- the gcl gene encoding glyoxylate carboligase, with product MAKMRAIEAAVEVLKKEGVNLAFGVPGAAINPLYAAMKKLGGIDHILARHVEGASHMADGYTRAKSGNIGVCIGTSGPAGTDMITGLYAAIADSVPILCITGQAPRARLYKEDFQAVDIESIAKPVTKWAVTVREPALVPRVFQQAFNLMRSGRPGPVHIDLPFDVQMAEIEFDIDTYEPLPAYKPTASRAQIEKALEMLFASKRPLLVAGGGVINADASEDLVAFAELTGIPVIPTLMGWGSIPDDHPLMAGMAGLQTSQMYGNATVLASDFVYGIGNRWANRHTGSIEKYTEGRKFVHIDIEPTQIGRVFGPDYGVVSDAGAALKLMVEIAREMRQDGKLPDYGEWAEQCRERKRTMLRKTHYDNVPIKPQRVYEEMLKSFGRDTVYVSTIGLSQIAAAQFLHVYQPRQWINAGQAGPLGWTMPAALGVVAADRSKNVVALSGDYDFQFMIEELAVGAQFKLPYIHVLVNNSYLGLIRQSQRGFDMDYQVQLAFDNINAPELNGYGVDHVAVAQGLGCRAIRVTEPDKIKDALEEAKGLAREFQVPVLVEVILERVTNISMGTELDNVVEFEELADQREDAPTAIAMLD